One window of Cohnella hashimotonis genomic DNA carries:
- a CDS encoding ABC transporter substrate-binding protein has translation MLKKKWMGTGIVTAALALVLAGCGGSNNNAGGAASPSGSEGASASASPSTSASASAPASAELQKIRYAPFNGVSGLAVRFGIEKGFFKDEGLDVELISTQKPIEALTSKDVDIVDVATTNAIVAAGKGAPIKIVSSMFRTKGPFYLVARTGIDSVEDLKGKKVGAAVLGSGLDVYTQTILKAHGLSKDDVTYLADGVNDAAYASLTSGQVDATIIHEPFASLAEIEGTGKILAKGWDYLPTFHTGVLASRNDFIENHPELVEKLLRAYFKSQDYAKSNLDEYKKYFLENVKINPAAVDKAFERENVLWENNPDVDLNALKDTQQVQVDLGFQDQIYDVDKILDLRFIPKK, from the coding sequence ATGTTGAAGAAAAAATGGATGGGAACCGGAATCGTAACAGCGGCGCTTGCGCTCGTTCTCGCAGGCTGCGGCGGCAGCAACAATAACGCGGGAGGCGCGGCTTCCCCGTCGGGGTCCGAAGGCGCATCGGCATCTGCATCGCCGTCGACATCTGCGTCGGCGTCGGCTCCAGCGTCAGCAGAGCTTCAGAAAATCCGGTACGCGCCGTTTAACGGCGTGAGCGGACTGGCCGTGCGCTTCGGCATCGAGAAGGGCTTCTTCAAGGACGAGGGGCTGGACGTCGAACTGATCTCCACCCAGAAACCGATCGAAGCGCTGACGAGCAAGGATGTCGACATCGTGGACGTAGCAACGACCAACGCCATCGTGGCCGCGGGCAAGGGCGCTCCGATCAAGATCGTATCCTCGATGTTCCGCACAAAGGGGCCGTTTTACCTGGTCGCCAGAACGGGCATCGATAGCGTCGAAGACCTCAAGGGCAAGAAGGTCGGCGCCGCTGTGCTCGGCAGCGGATTGGACGTGTACACCCAGACGATCCTGAAGGCGCATGGCCTCAGCAAGGACGATGTTACATACCTCGCCGACGGCGTTAACGATGCGGCTTATGCGAGCCTCACGTCCGGCCAAGTCGACGCGACGATTATCCACGAGCCGTTCGCTTCTCTTGCGGAGATTGAAGGCACCGGCAAGATTCTCGCCAAGGGCTGGGATTACCTGCCGACGTTCCATACCGGCGTCCTCGCCTCCCGCAACGACTTCATCGAGAACCATCCGGAGCTCGTCGAGAAGCTGCTGCGCGCGTACTTCAAGTCGCAGGACTACGCGAAGAGCAACCTGGACGAGTACAAGAAGTACTTCCTCGAAAACGTGAAGATCAATCCGGCTGCGGTGGACAAGGCGTTCGAGCGCGAGAACGTGCTGTGGGAGAACAACCCCGACGTAGACCTGAACGCGCTGAAGGATACGCAGCAGGTTCAAGTCGACCTGGGCTTCCAGGATCAGATTTACGACGTCGATAAAATTCTGGATCTGCGGTTCATTCCGAAAAAATAA
- a CDS encoding ABC transporter ATP-binding protein gives MAGFEVRGVSKVYGGATPTETLSNIDLTIEDGEFLSILGPSGCGKSTLLEILAGLQLPTSGEVWFGGAKLKGPGIERGVVFQDPSLYPWRSVAKNVQLGLEMRGVAKSEQREGAQRYLDLVGLKGFENKYPHHLSGGMKQRAGLARALANGPEVLLMDEPFGAVDYLTRLQLQDDLLRIWEAEKKTVVFVTHDVSEAVFLGDRVVLLSPRPGRINRIFQVPKERPRKRDDAELLKIQNDIYAAIHEVKSPESLEFTI, from the coding sequence ATGGCGGGGTTCGAGGTCCGCGGCGTGTCTAAAGTATACGGTGGAGCGACGCCGACGGAGACGCTCTCGAATATCGACTTGACCATCGAAGACGGCGAGTTTCTGAGCATTCTCGGTCCGAGCGGCTGCGGCAAGAGCACCTTGCTCGAGATCCTGGCCGGGCTGCAGCTGCCCACCTCCGGCGAGGTATGGTTCGGCGGAGCGAAGCTGAAGGGGCCTGGCATCGAGCGGGGCGTCGTCTTCCAGGATCCCTCGCTGTATCCGTGGAGATCGGTGGCGAAAAACGTCCAGCTGGGACTGGAGATGCGAGGCGTCGCGAAGAGCGAACAGCGGGAAGGCGCGCAGCGTTATCTCGACTTGGTCGGGCTGAAGGGGTTCGAGAACAAGTATCCCCATCACCTGTCCGGCGGCATGAAGCAGCGCGCGGGTCTTGCCCGGGCGCTCGCCAACGGCCCCGAGGTGCTGCTCATGGACGAGCCGTTTGGCGCGGTCGACTATCTGACCCGGCTGCAGCTACAGGACGATCTGCTGAGAATCTGGGAAGCGGAGAAAAAGACCGTCGTGTTCGTCACGCACGACGTGTCCGAGGCCGTATTCCTGGGCGATCGGGTCGTGCTGCTGTCCCCGAGGCCGGGGCGGATCAATCGGATCTTCCAGGTGCCCAAGGAGCGTCCGCGAAAGCGCGACGACGCCGAGCTGCTGAAGATACAGAACGATATTTATGCGGCAATTCACGAGGTGAAGTCTCCGGAGAGTTTGGAGTTTACGATTTGA